The DNA sequence TACAGAAGAATATAACACCAAACTGTATTCTCAGATGCCGATATTTATCTTTGACTTCAACTACCGAGAAGGTTTCCAGTAACCTATTTGACAAGGCCCATGCTCTCTATGTCTCTGGTGGTAACATATCTTTTGAAAAACCAATGAAGAAGTGTTGCAACATCCGTAGTGTTGTTCTGGACTATACAAGTGATACCCCATTTCCACTATTCATACTAAAGTTTCAATTTCTTGGTTACCTAAAGATATGTAATGTTAATTGCACGGAATTTCCAGAAGCTATCTCAAGCTGTTGGAACTTGCAGGCACTTCATATTATGCAGTGCAAAGGCTTTTCAATGTTACCTGAGTCTATTGGCAAGCTTAAGAAGCTGAGAACTCTAGAGTTGTTGATGGTTACTGACATTAGGAGTCTACCACAATCTATTGGTGATTGTCAAGACCTGCGATCTTTGCAGATATATTACTGTAACACACTCATTGAGATACCCAGTTCCATAGGTAAGATTGAAAAGTTAAATGTGCTTGGTATTGTCAATTGTGTGTGTTTGAACAACCAGCTGCAAAACTTTACTTGGGAACCTAGAAATCTGGATACAGTTAATTTATCGGGTTGTCATAACCTCAGAGATCTTCCAAGTGCCTTTTCTTGTCGTACATTGCGCACTATGGATCTTTCTCGAACCGACATCACCTTACTTCCTCAATGGGTCACATTAATTAGTACTCTGGAATGCATAAAGCTTGAATATTGCACGAAGTTAGTGGAGTTGCCCAAAGACATAACAAACTTAAGAAGGCTCGAAGTATTGTACCTAAATGGTTGCTCAAAACTCCGTTGCATGCCATCAGGGTTTGGTCAGCTGACTCGTTTGAGATGGCTTGGCCTGTTTGTTGTGGGATGTGATGGAGATGCTGCAAGAATATCAGAGCTTGAAAATCTTGATATGATTAGTGGTTGGCTGAGAATTTGTAACCTCAAATATCTAAAGGATCTAGGTGATGCTAAGAAAGCTTGCTTGAAGAAGAAGCATAACATACATTCACTGACATTGAATTGGTCTCGATATGAAACGGAAGAAGAATTAGTGTCAGATATTGAAGAAGACCTGAGCGTGCTGGACTCTCTTGAACCACCATCAGGAATTGAGTTCTTACAAGTTATTGGTTATCTGGGTCCCCATTTGCCTTGTTGGATGAGGAAGCAAAGTGATTCTTCTTGTTCTGGATCCATTATGACAAATCAAACCAGCTCACCAAAATTCCTTTGGCTAACCGAACTATCACTGGAACTGTTGCTGAACTTGAAGTCTCTGCAAGGTCTTGTGGAGTTGCCGTCATTGTGGGCTTTATCGTTGATCGGAATGCCTAATTTGGAAGAGCTGTGGATTACAGATGGTTTGGAAATTGGTGACGAACAGGTGGGAGTCAAGTACTGTTTCCCTGTGCTGACCAATCTACATATAGAGCGCTGCCCAAAATTGTTTGTGAAGCCCTGGTTGCCACCAGGTTTGGAGATATTGACATTCGAAGAAAGCAATGAACAGCTGCTGTCCCCAGGTAGTTTATTCTCCTGTCAGCCTACACCTCCAGTCTCGTCTTCCTGCAGCGCGCTCGTGACAGTTCCTatgctcaaggagctgaggcTACACAGAGTGACAGGCTCAGCGCCGGTTTGGGAGGTTTTACAGCACTTGACCTCCCTCCAGCTGCTGCACATCACGAGATGTTCTACTCTTTGCAAGCTGCCTGAGGGGATCCAGCACCTGACCTCCCTTCAACAGCTCGCGTTGGCAGAATGTTCTGCCCTTGAATCCCTGCCCCAGTCCATAAAACGTCTTACAGCCCTGAAGAAATTGTTCGTTTCTGGCTGCCGTGGCTTGACCGAGCGTTGTGAGGAAGGAGTGGGGGATGACTGGCACCTTATCTCCCATATTCCTGATGTGATGGTAGATGATATAGAGCTTCTACTCCAACGTCACAGAGCATGTGCATCTGCTACCTCTTGAGTTAGGTGGTTTGGGACTGTGGGTAATTCTACGCCATCTCTTAGCACTCTTTTACAGGTAATATGGTGCTTCAATCCTAATATACATATTCGTTATTAGTAGAATGAAATATTACAGACATTTTAGCCTAATCACCCGTATTAGCAACAGTGGCTAAATCATTTCTCACTCCTCCAGTATCTTCCTTCTGGCATCAATGAATCTTGATCTCATAGCGTACACATGAGTTCATAGCATTGGTAATGTCCAACCCTTGGAATGATTACCTGTTATAGACCCTTTTTGCAAAGATTTTAGGTTAGGTTTTTGTGGCTCCAAGAATCACTCAGAAAATAAACTATGGCATTAGATTGGTTTCATATTTGTCAGGAAAACTCCAAATAcatcagatttttttttttgtaaagttTGCAAATTGATTTTAAATTTAGCAAAACATTTTAGTTTCGTATGTTTAGTTTTTTTAAGCTTTCTGGGTCTGGTCTTTGTGTGAGGTTTTATTTTTATACAAACTTTGCTGAAAGTCTTTAATGCTTTGAAAATGCATCAATATCTTTACACCTCTATTTATATGCAGAACCAAATTTACAGATCTCACAGCCCTTCGACTTTTCAAATTGGCAGAATGTGATGCATTGACATTGCCTCCAGAATCCAGAGGGGATCGGACAACTGTCTGCACTTCGATCACTCCGTATCAGCGAATGTTCTGCCCTTAAATCCCTGCCCAGTCCATAAAACGTCTTACAGCCCTGCAGAAATTGTTCCTTTTTTGGCTGCCGTGGTTTGACCAGGCGTTATGACGGAGTGGGAGATGACTGGCACCTTATCTCCTGTTGGGCTCTATGTGTGTGTATATTGGGCCCAGCCCATGTATAGTGtattgtgtgtgtatatatatatacaagtgctattctacaccctaggtgtagaatactattctacaccctaggtgtagaatactattctacaccaaactatTGTACTGAACAAAATTTAATATTGTTCAGTACTTGTATTTCAGTATTTTTCAGTATTTCAGGGTCCTGGGTGTAGTCATGAATGATCTCAaatttgacttgcggtgtagaatagcgctaccgtgtatatatatatatatatatatggagctGATAACTCAACATATCTTAGAATCTAACTCATTCACCAATTTTCCTTGGCACTTGATTAAAATGTTTTTAGTAATCTAACTCATCtttgccccccccccccaccaacACACACTTGTAGGTTCCGTATAATGCTTCGATGTATGTTGCGTGTAGCATCCATGTTTAGTAATGACATTtctaatgcagactctatcatggttTCTATGACCATTTATCATCATTTTATTCATTGCATTTTACCGATATGACAGCCTATTTACTGAtgagaaagaagaaaaagagaagaaactGAAAGAGAAGAAACTGTTTGttaataaggccagtctcaataggATTTTATTAGAGTTTTATGAACATCAAATATGCTGATGTAGCACcatattaataaagagagagaagataaaAGTTTTATAGaaatagagagagtttcataggGATGAAACTAAACTGTTTTCAAAATATGGATGTGTTGGAAACTAGGCCATGCTTAGTTAGGGTTTTATAACTTAGTTTCCAATGCatctatattttgaaaatagtgcagaagagtttcatctccatgaaactctctctactcccatgaaactTTTTCTCACCTCTCCCTTCATTAATATAGTGACACACACTAGTATATTTAATATCTAT is a window from the Sorghum bicolor cultivar BTx623 chromosome 5, Sorghum_bicolor_NCBIv3, whole genome shotgun sequence genome containing:
- the LOC110435346 gene encoding disease resistance protein RGA2-like, with the translated sequence MTGLEAALASGLLKVTGSKLFPLIASEFASIMGVTKDLSELQDILAEITSWLFTVRDRIESEPSCRWVLKLKNVAYDIDDLLNEVLIEEEKHKMGINGDNCSRADYFCAKPKSFLFRCKMAHKIKAIKHRFSEIVRQRSDVSTILNNLPSYQHFPSKKRANGEMSLLCNVEQSRIPIRNLEKDGIIKKLIESNEGENVWIVSIVGLGGSGKTTLAKQICHDVKIKQHFKSTIFWVHVSEEFDVKELIGKLFETILEQKSDLHAQQHMVDAISSKLRGKKFLLVLDDAWHDDRLDWEQFMVHVNFGAPGSKILLTTRDEKVAEAAKSRNIFSLAFLSEVESWNLFLESSGLVEDDLEYEFMQVGKEIVNKCGGVPLAIRTLGCVLYDKRKINTWRAIRASNLWNVDSIKDRVFASLKLSYIHLPDHLKQCFTFCSIFPKGYEITKDHLIAQWIAHGFINAMNEELPEDIGSAYFDSLTKLCFLQDAPRKIFTCQLVYKMHDLIHDLTRQILQHEMVTSLQKNITPNCILRCRYLSLTSTTEKVSSNLFDKAHALYVSGGNISFEKPMKKCCNIRSVVLDYTSDTPFPLFILKFQFLGYLKICNVNCTEFPEAISSCWNLQALHIMQCKGFSMLPESIGKLKKLRTLELLMVTDIRSLPQSIGDCQDLRSLQIYYCNTLIEIPSSIGKIEKLNVLGIVNCVCLNNQLQNFTWEPRNLDTVNLSGCHNLRDLPSAFSCRTLRTMDLSRTDITLLPQWVTLISTLECIKLEYCTKLVELPKDITNLRRLEVLYLNGCSKLRCMPSGFGQLTRLRWLGLFVVGCDGDAARISELENLDMISGWLRICNLKYLKDLGDAKKACLKKKHNIHSLTLNWSRYETEEELVSDIEEDLSVLDSLEPPSGIEFLQVIGYLGPHLPCWMRKQSDSSCSGSIMTNQTSSPKFLWLTELSLELLLNLKSLQGLVELPSLWALSLIGMPNLEELWITDGLEIGDEQVGVKYCFPVLTNLHIERCPKLFVKPWLPPGLEILTFEESNEQLLSPGSLFSCQPTPPVSSSCSALVTVPMLKELRLHRVTGSAPVWEVLQHLTSLQLLHITRCSTLCKLPEGIQHLTSLQQLALAECSALESLPQSIKRLTALKKLFVSGCRGLTERCEEGVGDDWHLISHIPDVMVDDIELLLQRHRACASATS